One genomic window of Ottowia oryzae includes the following:
- the hisD gene encoding histidinol dehydrogenase has translation MTLSAAPLRLSTADADFEAQFAARLHWSAEQDDAIEQRVKAILADVRQRGDAAVLEYTARFDGLQADSMAALELSADELKAAFDGLPAEQRDALEQAAARIRRYHVWQKTQGGETATYRDADGTLLGQKVTPLDRVGIYVPGGKAAYPSSLLMNAIPAQVAGVAEIIMVVPTPVRGSVATGGDGGAGAATRGERNELVLAAAHVAGVTRAFTLGGAQAIGALAYGTATVPKVDKITGPGNAYVASAKKHVFGTVGIDMIAGPSEILVLADGSTRPDWVAMDLFSQAEHDELAQSILLCPDAAYIDAVQREIDRLLPGMPRAEIIAKSLNGRGALIHTRSMEEACAISNRIAPEHLEVSSTDPHRWEPLLKHAGAIFLGAYTSEALGDYCAGPNHVLPTSGTARFSGPLSVYDFQKRSSLIEVSQQGAQQLGRIASVLAHGEGLQAHAGAAEMRLVD, from the coding sequence GATGCGGATTTCGAAGCTCAGTTCGCCGCGCGCCTGCACTGGAGCGCGGAGCAGGACGACGCGATCGAGCAGCGCGTGAAGGCCATCCTGGCGGACGTGCGCCAGCGCGGCGACGCCGCGGTGCTGGAGTACACCGCCCGCTTTGATGGGCTGCAGGCAGACAGCATGGCCGCGTTGGAGTTGAGCGCCGATGAGCTGAAAGCGGCCTTCGACGGCCTGCCTGCCGAGCAGCGCGACGCACTGGAACAGGCCGCCGCGCGCATCCGCCGCTACCACGTTTGGCAGAAAACGCAGGGCGGCGAAACCGCCACCTACCGCGATGCCGACGGCACGCTGCTGGGCCAAAAGGTTACGCCGCTGGATCGCGTGGGCATCTACGTGCCGGGCGGCAAGGCCGCGTACCCATCCAGCTTGCTGATGAACGCCATTCCCGCTCAAGTGGCGGGCGTGGCCGAAATCATCATGGTGGTGCCAACCCCGGTGCGTGGCAGTGTTGCCACGGGCGGCGACGGCGGCGCGGGGGCTGCCACTCGTGGCGAGCGCAACGAGCTGGTGCTGGCCGCCGCGCACGTCGCGGGCGTGACCCGCGCCTTCACCCTGGGCGGCGCGCAGGCCATTGGCGCGCTGGCCTATGGCACGGCCACCGTGCCCAAGGTCGACAAGATCACCGGCCCCGGCAACGCCTACGTGGCCAGCGCCAAGAAGCATGTATTCGGCACCGTGGGCATCGACATGATCGCCGGGCCTTCTGAGATTCTGGTGCTGGCCGACGGCAGCACGCGCCCCGACTGGGTGGCGATGGATCTGTTCAGCCAGGCCGAGCACGACGAGCTGGCGCAAAGCATTCTGCTGTGCCCCGACGCGGCTTACATCGACGCCGTGCAGCGCGAAATCGACCGCTTGCTGCCTGGCATGCCGCGCGCCGAGATCATCGCCAAAAGCCTGAACGGCCGCGGCGCGCTGATCCATACCCGCAGCATGGAAGAGGCTTGCGCCATCAGCAACCGCATCGCACCCGAACACCTGGAAGTCAGCAGCACCGACCCGCACCGCTGGGAGCCGCTGCTCAAGCACGCGGGCGCCATCTTCCTGGGCGCCTACACCAGCGAAGCGCTGGGCGACTACTGCGCCGGCCCCAACCACGTGCTGCCCACCAGCGGCACGGCGCGATTCTCAGGCCCGTTGTCGGTCTACGACTTTCAAAAACGCAGCAGTCTGATCGAAGTCAGCCAACAAGGCGCCCAGCAACTGGGCCGCATCGCGAGCGTGCTGGCCCACGGTGAGGGGCTGCAGGCGCACGCGGGTGCGGCAGAGATGCGGCTCGTCGACTAA